TTTTGATCATATTAAATTGTAATTTTGAAAAGCTGTTGGAAGCCTATTCAAACTATGTCAGATCCCACCAACTTTGAAAAGTGCTGTGTAGCCTCACAAGACTGTTTGCTACTGTTGTACTTGAAACAGCAtcttaaagaaatgtatgggttTTCAGACAGGTGAGAGAAAGGTGAGTGACAAATTTTGTTATGGTCTCCAATtattggggaaaaaaccaaCTATGCTAAATTGGAGCAATAAGGAGTTGGAAAAGATGTAGGGAGAAATGCATATTTTTGATCATTACAGGAGTTACTTAGAATTCCATTCCCAATGACCGCTCAAAATCAACATGTACGATAAAACCTcaagaaattaaattttggCATGCTTGAATTTGCTTCTTTCCtcattttctgtttgttttaggCCATGACTGTTCAAACAAAGCCACCAGTTGAAGGGGGAGACAATATCCCTGTGGCAAGTGATCGTTATGATGAAGAAGAAACATTGGAGTCTGTTCTGGGTAAGATAGACAAAGAGCAAATTTTTCAGGGAACCAAAGTCAGTTTGATGCATGGATAAGAAACAAAAATAGCAGCTCTTACCTGTCATGTGTCTAGGGAAGAGATGGCAGGTTATCAGTTTTGGGAGTGTAGCATTATGCCCAGGTTGggtcttaaggtgattcccgggtaaaagaacccgtcatagatttccgatgaaacttggtatgatgacattacagtacaaggagatgttaaaaaggtaataaaaagagggggtcaccgtgcttgttttcatgccaCGATGCGGACAAATATGGTTATTTAGGTGACTTTTGGTTATCTCAGTGCACAACAAacaagatcgattatttttcaatgcggcgtgctatatcacacagagttcgactttctttgattgcttattcatctacgtcccagaaaaaatggcttcaaataccctgcattattaattgatatttttatcctttaaaggaaacataatttggacttgctctgctgggcccgttacgtctctatctgtagcatttatttcatttgccaaaaaagtagctatagatttctgccaaattttttctcagttattgcggatattgttctcattgaatttataaaataaaaagtgggggtcaccgtgctcgtttaagagaaaaggagcttttatctcgctatcgagcttagtttgagggaaatcccttatgttttgtacgggcgcgcgctcatgtgcgcgtgctgatgacgcaaaaatcgtgcgcagtaggaatgcgcaatgcaaaaccagggaatcaccttaaaggtCTCTGCAGTCTTTTCTCAAGTTGTCTTTCTCAATGCTTTTTATTACACTGTAGGTACtggttaattattaaaaatagaGAAAGACACTGCTAACAGAGTAAGGGAACGATCTTGGAaataattgaaacaaacaaccaaacattattattattattattattattattattattactattattattattattataattattattatttggtgtGAAAGAGGGGCTGGCAATGAGCTGAAGGCTAAATACATTTTGATGGATTTAAGCAACACCATCACATGTGCAACATTATTATTAGGGAGTGTTGttgattttcttatttaatgttCCAGCACGGATTCCAGCAGATCCCACCAACTTTGAAAAGTGCTGTGTAGCCTCACAAGGCTGTTTGCTACTGTTGTACTTGAAACAGCAtcttaaagaaatgtatgggttTTCAGACAGGTGAGAGAAAAGTGCATAGATTTAAAAGCCTAAGATTGTATAAAATAGCAACTGTAGATTTTAGAGCAAAGGTCTCTGCCAAAAAAGTTAAgtaagtctctgttacgagcctacaaaggcccatcaggccggcgcttattaATCCCAACAAAAACCAACATAATGCATTTTAGTTTGAATATACTGTACGAGTCATACCAAACTAAAGTGAATTGCATTTCTTGCACATTTTGATTGGGTAAAGCAGAGGTAACCAGTAAAGTACTATTCACCTTGAAGCAGCTTGAGATAAACAAAACTATTTCCAGTAATCTTGTGTTTCTAAGTAGTTTCATTGCCATTAGTTATTCAGTTTACATGCTGAACTATCAATCATTCTCCTTGGATATTTTCTTCAAATCGTGTTCACGAACAACACCTGCAAGAGGTTGTATGAGTTCAATATAACCACTGATTTTGTTAGAAAGATGGAAGCAGTAGTTTTGTACCCTTCATATAAATTttggctgatttttttttccagtaaatGCCACAAGTATTCACCTTCAGAGCCAACAAAAGCTTATGACAAAACAGTGTCAAGGAAAGTAGGAGTCTTCTTTGAACCTGAGCAGGTTTTGCGATATGTGGAAGACCCAGATGCCGTTAGGAGCCATGAACAGCTGGTGCATGATTACTTAGAGGTAATACACAGGCTTTGTTCTCCAAGTCCATTAACACTTTGTTGGTGTTTACAGTGCTTTGTGACTAGCAGGGTTTTTTTACCTATTTATTCTTTTGTATGCCATTATAGTTAGTAACTTGCCTTGAGCTTTGCTTTAGTCAAGTTCATTTCCTTTGTAAATTGGCACCAGCTACACAGATTGGTTGGTTTGATTAACAACATCAGACACAAATGGATACTTTAGTTTTGTTTGAAGGACAGTTCTTTGACAACCATATATGATCAGTAAAACACTATCAATTTCAGTTTAAAGTTCTAATGATGAGACTGGATCCATCTGAAGAAGACAGTGATGACTCTGGCAATGGAGGAAGGGAAAGTCCTGTTGGTGAAGGACAGATTTTTGACCTTGAGGTACATGTTCTACTTCATCCTGAGTTTCAGATAATATAAGTGGTCCACACTAATAACAGCTACCGTTTATGATAGTTTGAGTGTTTTTCATTACAACAGTAAAAACAGTTAAATTGTCttgtatttctttatttttggcaCTTCAGTCAGGCACTACCTAACCGGTTCGTCACAGATAAAAaggtttgatttgatgatttgtttacattgttttaATTTAGGGAAATCCCATCGCTAAGGCACGTGATAAGCGTGCTGCTAAACCAAGAAAGGTGATCAAGGGTCGAAAAACACCACCAGCTGGACAGGCAAAGGGAAAGACGAAACTAAAGGGAAAGAGagcaaagaagaaaataatatcCTTTCCCATAACTGGTTGCTAACGATTATGTTCTTTTATTGATTCATGCACTATATTATTAGTGACTTTTAGATCTCTACAGTAAAAGATGAGTTTAAGAAGTTTTCTGTGTTGGACAACCCATACTTAAAAAAATGTCAACTTCCAAACTTAATGGATGTTCAAAATGGAAAACTCAGACTCTGATCATGATTTCTCAGATTTTGATTTTTGCTTTAAATTAAACCTGATCAATGTTCTCCTTAACAATGGGAACGCAACTGTGGATTTGGATCAAAGTCTGTTTGAAGAGACTGATGAGGAAGTTGATGTCCTATGTCAGTGATACATGTCCACTAACATGGCTATGtaaattatgattattttatctCAGGGTTCatgcattaattaattattatagtCCCACACTTAAaagttttcccaaaaaaaagaTGCAGAAAAGATCTGCCTGGTTCTTAGGCATGTTGATTTATAACATGTTCCCCTCGCTGCTTTAGCTTAAGATCATTTTCCCCTAAACATGTCTTTGCATGAACCCTGAGAGGAACTTACAATGTACAGTCATTTTTTATTAACATGTAAAAAGTTCAAAACCAATGGCAAATTTTCAGCCTTCAAAGTTATTGATAGTGTTGTGGTTACAAGGTTGCTGTGCAAAGATTATTTAACTGTAAATTTTTATCTGCAAAGTTATTGATAGAGTTGTAGTTATAAAATCGCCGTATGAGGCTTATTGAGGTAGCTTTTCAAAATTTGTCAGCTCATAGCATCAttctctggaaaaaaaaatgttttctactCACAAGATTCCCTTCGACACTTAACATGTCAAGGTTCAATGCTATTGCTGTTTGGTTATTTTCCAGTTTCATAACTTTGTTCTGGTTGTAGCTAAGTCTAGAAGATAATACTATTGAGGCGTGAAGTGttgtaaaatgttaaagagttcTTGCCCTTACTTAGAGATTCTTTCATCAGTAACCAGGGTTTTCTTTTCAGTAATTTTCTTGAAGAGAACGTTTGATTACATGtctatgaaaatgtaaaaagttagttttgttttataCACATAACAAGTTCAGTACTTTTTAGTTGTTCCTGATGTATATAAGAATCTCTTGAGAATGATGCAGGTGTAACATTAATTTGAgttttaacacatttttttctCTCATGTTTGTTTTAGAAGTTAAACATTTTGTGCAGTTGCTTTTCATCGTTCTAGCCTTTCAGTATCATTATGCATTGTACGTTCACTTTTGCATTTGCTATAGGATTTGTCATTATGATTACTCAATCATGTTTGAAGACTGTACGAATTGAAACCATGTCTTTTTCTTCTTGGTTTGGGGAACTAGTTACAGGGCTACAAGAGAAAACCCATTCAATTACCTTAAGATGAACTTTTGTATCTTCATCATGGTCATAATGTTTTTTAGCTTTGTAAAATACCGGTAGTTGTCCCACTCTCGATTATGTGCAAAGATTGGAAGTTTTACACAGAATAGTTTTTAATCAATGAAATTCACAGCATACATAGCAGTAAAGTATCTGTTACAGTTCcatacaaataaattaatgcaACCATCTTTGGCCAATTAAAGATCGAGACTTTGAACTTGTCATTTAATTTTAGTTGACCTGGAACCATTTAATGTTTGACTGAGCCAGTTGGGTGGGGCTGTGAAGAATTTTCCATTACAAAGAATTACTCAGTACACTTCCAAGCTTGGTTGTTTTCACCCATCTCCCATTGAtgaataaaatcatctggtgttagattGGAGGGAATGGGCTATAGTCTTATCATGGATCAAACTTGTAAGTAGCTCAGATTTTTTAGCCCTTTATTACTAGAAGTTCCTTAGCAAGTATGTACACAACTACCGTAATTAGTTTTCCTTGAAGTCAAATATTTTCATGTATGCAATTGCTACATAGAGCTATATTTGCTGGGACAACATTCATGTATCAAGCAGTTCACACCTGAGGATATCTTAATCCAGTTGCAGTTTAGGGCTTGAACAAAATCATTGCATTAAATctttgctgtcaacagaaatattTTATGTGTGGACAAATCAGAGTCAATACTCTTGTAACTTTGCCTGTTTTTGATAAGCAActattaaccaatcaggatcaagcaAACATGCCCTCTGTCTCAACCAATCAGtgttcagtaattttgccccgtatgtgatatGTACCAAGGTGAAGGCTTGACACTGGCTCCTGACTTAGTTTGTTCACCATGGAGAGTCACGTCCTATTACAAATGTATAGATAGACTGTAGAGAGGAAAGacactaaaataataattattgatgtaGCCAATATTCACACCAACTTCTGGTTCCCAGTCCACTAACTGATGGAGTTAAGAGGTCACACACagtagcccttttcacggttagtttttctcatttgcattacaatgtaatctaacgtgaatGCAAGGCAATTTcaggttaaaactacaaaatagcccaaaATTGCCTCACAGTTAGAAAAACTAACTGGGAAAGGGGCTATAATaacttcaaaattaaaaaatgctggtgttttttcttttcaaaagtaAGACTTGTATGTATTTAACTTGCTAATTATTGTAAACAAAATGTCTTCAGGAAAACCTGCATTAGATGAAAATTAAAACTCTGACAGGTATAGCAGTTTGTTATTTTTCCCTGACAATTTAATGACCTCCATACAaaagctttttattttataGTCTTATTATATGCTATACAGAATATcacatttctgattggtcagtgacaATTATAGAGTACAGTATtaaagttgctatggaaacaacaaCGGAGTAATGTTGAGtatatacaaaaataaataaaaaatagtaTGAACGTGCTTGTGCgatttgtgatgttttttgaAAGTTCAcaaattttgagaactttccaAACATCACTCATGCCCACGCGTTCATACAATTTCCTATGCTTATTTATGAAGTTGACATAATGCTTCAGCTGTGACATATGCATCTCCCACAAGTATGGTTTGAATCCTATCAGTAAAACAAGTTCCAGAGAAAACAACTGAAGGAAAACCAATTACACTCTTGCACaggaaaataactgttcaaaagtTCTGTTCAAAATCCCCAATCATCTTCAGCTgaaaaaattaggaaataagCAAGAATAGTGAAGAAGATGAAAACGTTGCCAGAAAGCACCAATGCCATGGCTCCCCATTTgatctaaagaaaaacaaagctgaGATCAACAAAAATGAATACTCATTTTTTTGTAAGTGATTTATCTGAAAAGcctaataacaataacaattattatgaagaattctgcaggtcgaggagggtgttatccaccaaggtcgaaggccgaggtggataacatcctccgagatctgcagaattcttcatgtTCTACGAAAgtcgaattcaataattgctttattattcatttaaaatattttcttggctcaaacttctaaacctactcgcagccatttttcttctcaacaaaaataacacaatctcgtccccagcttttttcggtgaACGGTTTAATAATTTGCAgtgggctgcacttttgacgtcattttgacgtcattgattcaatatgacgaagtttctttccaaatttggtgaacagcagctggttatggtgaattatgcgtttggttttaaccaatcattttgaatgaataataattaatattactGTGCTTCACCACATTTACTTACTACAAATGAACATTTTTGACAGGATGCAGGTAAATGTGTTATCCTTTACCCTAGGGATTTTACAGTAGCTTGCGGGAGGTAACATTCCTGAACATCCACCTGACCAACCATGATATTCCACAAAGGTAACAGTGTGCAATACCACCACACTGGGAAGTATATCTCCTTGATGGAGGGGACacatagtttttgactgctCAACTCATTGACACCAAACACCATAGGACGCcaccagttgacgagtaaaatcatctggcgtcaGTCTCACtaccaggggtcaatgggttaatactTTTGTGAACAATGTTATGCTTCTTTATGTCCCTCTGAGTTGATGATCCTTGAAGTTCCTCTACAACACTTGAGGTCTAAACATTAGCAGATTTCAGGAGAACCCTCTAATCAGTTATTTTATGACCCAGGTGTTGGTGAAGTCTGGTTATAAGTTCAGTAAATTTACACCAAAGCCAACTCCTTGGCTGGAATTGGTGAGGACAAAGGCTGATATTCCTTTACCACTGTTTACATCCATAGCAAGCATAACAGGCCTGAGTCATTTAGCTGTGCCAGAATTAGTATGATCAGAGTAGGAGGCTCCAAGAGGGACACCCAGTGGTGGTGAAAGAGAGGAAAATAAACTTGTGTTGCATGCCTGTCATTTGTCACGCACTCCATGCCTGAAttcctgcttggctaaataaCCCTTGTAAGGCAGAACAGTAAATTCTAGACAACTTGGTTAATTAACAATGAGACCCATAGCCCTtgtgggctacgggtcaatGGCCCATGAGGCAAAGCGGAATGgactattgacccgtggcccttgagggcgaagggtctaattgttttagtatcacccaactagtccgacagaaaaggcaaagttgaaaataaattacatttatttgggaataaaacgaaagcttttcgccactcgaggactattactaatagtcctctagtagcgtagccaatcaaaatgcagcatttgcattagtcccctagttgggtgatactaatatgaGTTGTCAATGTTTGTATACTTACAATATTACAGCGTGCAAGAACTATTGGCAGACCTATAAAAAAGCAAGAATAAGTGTTAAGTTTGTGTTTAATATTGAGTTTCTTCATTTTGAAACCAATCCCCACAATCAGTTTCCCTACGTATTCAGTACTGACTGGaattgcattttaaaaatactcACCAAATGCAGAGACAACATTTCCAGCAGTAAAGAACATGGCTGTTTCTTTGATGACACTGCATAgcacaaaaaagaaatttaattattaagaTTCCATCGAAGACTGCAGAATGCATAAAGCAAatgtaacaaaattaatgaaagcaaACTTAATACTTTGACGCATTTGAGGAGAAGTCGTCACTAAATCGTCTGGCTATGATGGTCGGCACTGGAGCAAAGGCGTAAAAGAACACTAAAAGAGAGAGGGATTTGTgaatttcttttgtaattttgatgttttattttaagtgctactgtgaccaaaGAGTCAATAATTctaatttttctttggatttcaaaactatgacAACTAAACACTGAGTGGCCCAAGTTTTATACGGTACCTTGGTTTCATAAAAAGACAACtagcctcagttgttcaaatgatggatagcgctatgcAGCAGATAAATCACTACCCCCTGGATAGTGCATTTGGTTTCGCTACTACTTAAccactggatagcgatttatccggcagatagcgctatccatcgtttgaacaactggggcctgtttattttaaccggaattttcctatttaatggtctgccattactgaTGTTAAAATCTTAagctgaggagaaaatgatgtcaaacacTCAGTACAACTGTAGTTTAAGAATGTAATGCGTGTGTATGTGGCTAAATTAATGTGCAGCATGGGAGATTCAAGTACTTGCATTttacatatataataagctgcattaaTTTTAcagactgaaattttaaggtagtgagtaaatgacatcacttttaactacaatcatggacaaattcattGGGACAGTACAGCGTTTTATCTTTCAACTAactttttatcacatattcAGGGTTTTTTTTGcaaccccctttcccccccccccccccccccattcaatgttgcttgggggaaattaaatgaaaatagtGTGCAGTGCTGAAAGTGGACTAGTTTATGcccaacattgattaggggggaGGGTGGACGCATCTGAAGTCCGAAGAATGTGCACTGGACTGAAATAAACGCAAGTGTCCCAAAGAAATGTGTCCATAATtgtagatccaaccctctgagctgtccaattggtcagttttgaacatgagtaatgacAGACttttcaaagtaaacagcctttggatgtGTCAAGGAGTTAATTAagcaaacactttcaaaatctgaagaaaaaaaggaattgattttttgatcagaGTTACTGTAGCACTTAAACTTGAGCGGATGCAGGGGTTGTTAACTCACTGACTcctacaataatttattgtgtggcactagacagaataaaatggtaatggtaatgaatttatttagtgcattttctattgacatattcaaatgcgctttacaagcaagtgatctatgggtgagatcggacatcagcatatacaggtgCCGCTGGCAgtcgctatcagtccattagcgatctcacccagcacatgaatgaatgaaatgaggcctgaccaccaCACTGGCAACTCAATGCCCTACTCTttatgaatagtgtgtgggttcttttatgtcccactgggttgtgaacattgaagggttgtgagacggggcatatggtttatagtccttatccgagaagacttgaaagtcttaaccatttgcagatgtaattataCAAAGGTagaactttctcctcagttattttaagacgctaagtgttggtccggctggagtcgaactcacaacctcccgcatggcagcccaatgctcaaccaactgagccacaggtGCACAGTAAAATCTGTCTCACTCCTAGGATCAATGGGTTAACGTACAAATTTGCTTACAGAAGGCACTGTGATGCAAAAAATTTGACTTTAAAAGTCAGGAAAACTTACAAACCCTGTTGAAAATTATTCAAGCATTTTGGCCTCAATTATCAGTGACaaattagccatcaaaaacagagaaattaTCCAAAGGCAATAGTGCTAATAAGGCCAtctataataatatatatataattatgtttcaaatttcaaatttttaattcAATCAAGTGACGTTATGATCCTCAGTTACGTATGCAACTTTAGCAATttcatagagaagcctgaaaaatttaggacttcaagagggtttgaacctgtgacctcgcgataccagtgcgacgctctaaccaactgagctttgaagccactgacattgggaactggtcatttgtggattcaaaTGTTCCTgtaatgaatgaatcaatgatcaaaatgatatatgaaatgaatcaaccCTGTTGGTAGTCTTTGGTTAGTAG
This portion of the Montipora capricornis isolate CH-2021 chromosome 11, ASM3666992v2, whole genome shotgun sequence genome encodes:
- the LOC138023581 gene encoding leptin receptor overlapping transcript-like 1; amino-acid sequence: MDDGVAIIALSFGGAIGILFVVLGCALKEYGIWWPLFVLFFYAFAPVPTIIARRFSDDFSSNASNVIKETAMFFTAGNVVSAFGLPIVLARCNIIKWGAMALVLSGNVFIFFTILAYFLIFSAEDDWGF